In Paenibacillus durus, the DNA window ATCGTCATGTCGGCGGCGTGCAGCATCAGTTGGCGCAGTACTGTAAACTCGCGGGCCGTAAACCCCCGGAAGCCGTCCACGAAAATAGAGGAACCGCATACGAAAGAGGAAGAGGGGATCAGCTCCGAAAGCTCGGCCAGCCGATCTTCCTCGTCGATATACAGCCCGGACATAGCCTGCTCCAGATCCGCGAATACGATATTCAAGTCTTCCAGCTTGCCGGTAAGGATCGGACTACCGTTCGCCGACTCCCGCATCCGGGACAACTGTTCCTCCAGATCGGAGGTCCCGAGGCAGCACCGCTTCAACTCGGAATGCAGCCGGCTCAACCGGTCCACAAAGCCGGGACGGTCCGACGAAGCTCCGAACAATTTCAATTCTTCCTTGCGCCGGCTCAAGATTTTGTAAAGAAGCATCTTCTTGCCTTCATCGCCGATCGGCACGCCGCCTCTTCCGCCGGTCTCCTGCTTCACCCGGTAGGAGAGACGCGGAAAGCTGAGCGTCTGCGCGCGCAGGCTGCCCTGGTTGTCGCAGGCGCTAAGCAGCCCCTGCTCGGCGCTGAAGGAGCCCTGCTCCGGGACCAGTTGAATGACCGGGGCGCCTAACGGATCCTCGCGCAGTGCCGCACAGATCGAACTCCATATTGTCGCCGTCTTACCGCTGCCCGAACGGCCGATCAAAAACGTTACCGGCATGCTTCATAGACTCCTTCCACAAATAAAAATGCAATTTATGCGTTCTATATAACAGCTTCTGCCGCCCTCAGCGGACAGAAAAGCTGTTATCCGTCCTATTATTATATCATACAAACGCAAAATAGAACATATGTTTGTTATTTTCCATCATCTAGGATGGAATCCCGCTGCAAAGAGGGAATGGCTCCCAGACATATCAAGGTCCATGCAAAAAGGCTGTCCTTAAGGTCTTTGTTGGTCAGACCCTCAAGAACAGCCCGGTAACGCCTTTGCACTGACTCATAAATGATACTATGCAGGCGGTAAACATCACGCTTCCTTTGATTGGCGGCGCCGTAAATCCATCAATGAAGCTTGTACATTTCTTTGATTACTTTGAGGTGACCTCAAAAATAGCAAACTTCAAGTAATGCCCCTCGTCCACGCCGAGAATTTGCGGATGATCCTTACCGGCCGCGCGCCACTCGATAAGACGCAGCACTTTGCCCGCATCCTCGGCAGCTTCGGCGATCGTCTGCAGAAACAGCTCCGGCCGCATATGATAGGAACAGCTTGCGGTAACCAGATAGCCGCCTTCGTTCACGAGCTTCATGCCATGCAGGTTGATGTCCTTGTAGCCTCGGCATGCCCCCTTGACCGCACTCTTCGTCTTGGCGAAGGCGGGCGGATCGAGAATGACGACATCCCAGGTCCGTCCTCCTCCAGCTGTCATCGGTTTGGATGTATCCGGCTTGGAGGCGGATTTGCCTCCTCCCGCTATAGCTGCGGCTTTCTTCGGCGAAGCATCTTCGGCGTTCACGGCGGCGCGTTCCGCCCGTTCCTCCAGCCCTTTCACTTGGCTGCGCAAATACTGAAAAGCGTCGTCCACGACGAACTCCACCCGGTCGCTGAAGCCGTTCAGCTCCACGTTGGCCTTGGCGCTCTCAATCGCGTGGGCGGAAACGTCGAGACAGGTGACCTTTTTAGCTCCGTATTTGCAGGCGTTCAGCGTGAAACTGCCCGTGTGGGAGAAGCATTCGAGCACGGTCGCGCCGTCCCAGTATGGGAAGGTGACCTCCTTGCCGCTCTTGTTGACGGGGATTTTCCGTCTCGATCCATGTTCATCGTCAACCTCTTGAAGCGTAATCCCGCTGCGCGCCCCCCAGCCGGTCATCAGCGGAGCGATGGATGCGCGGTTCTCCCGCTGATCGAAA includes these proteins:
- a CDS encoding class I SAM-dependent rRNA methyltransferase, which produces MASVILQRSRKKRLEAGHPWVYGNEVETVEGNPAQGGLVEVLSHQRKYLATGYYNPASQIRIRVVSHSPLAEMDTAFFADRFARCLHHRERFLAGENAYRLVYGEADFLPGLIVDRFGDVLVVQLLTLGMDKRRAEIVEALVQVLKPKGIYERSDVSVRELEGLEQKTGVLYGECPRHVTVTENGLKLIVDIEQGQKTGYFFDQRENRASIAPLMTGWGARSGITLQEVDDEHGSRRKIPVNKSGKEVTFPYWDGATVLECFSHTGSFTLNACKYGAKKVTCLDVSAHAIESAKANVELNGFSDRVEFVVDDAFQYLRSQVKGLEERAERAAVNAEDASPKKAAAIAGGGKSASKPDTSKPMTAGGGRTWDVVILDPPAFAKTKSAVKGACRGYKDINLHGMKLVNEGGYLVTASCSYHMRPELFLQTIAEAAEDAGKVLRLIEWRAAGKDHPQILGVDEGHYLKFAIFEVTSK